A stretch of the Ictidomys tridecemlineatus isolate mIctTri1 chromosome 5, mIctTri1.hap1, whole genome shotgun sequence genome encodes the following:
- the Tpd52l2 gene encoding tumor protein D54 isoform X3, with product MNMDSAGQDINLNSPNKGLLSDFMTDVPVDPGVTARTPAVEGLTETEEEELRAELAKVEEEIVTLRQVLAAKERHCGELKRRLGLSTLGGLKQNLSRSWHDVQVSNAYVRTSEKLGEWNEKVTQSDLYKKTQETLSQAGQKTSAALSTMGSAISRKLGDMRAHPFSHSFSNYSIRHSISMPVMRNSATFKSFEDRVGTIKSKVVGGRENGSASLPSPTGGGDQPLPGPAPF from the exons ATGAACATGGACTCCGCCGGCCAAG ATATCAACCTGAATTCTCCTAACAAAGGTCTGCTGTCTGACTTCATGACCGATGTCCCTGTCGACCCAGGTGTGACTGCCCGGACTCCTGCTGTTGAGGGTTTGACggagactgaggaggaggagctgaggGCCGAGCTTGCCAAG GTGGAAGAAGAAATTGTCACTCTACGCCAGGTCCTGGCAGCCAAGGAGAGGCACTGTGGAGAGCTGAAGAGGAGGTTGGGCCTCTCTACCTTGGGGGGGCTGAAGCAGAACCTGTCCAGGAGCTGGCACGATGTGCAGGTCTCTAACGC CTATGTGAGAACTTCTGAGAAACTTGGAGAGTGGAATGAGAAAGTGACCCAGTCTGACCT CTACAAGAAGACCCAGGAAACCCTCTCACAGGCAGGACAGAAGACATCTGCCGCCCTGTCCACCATGGGCTCTGCCATCAGCAGGAAGCTTGGAGACATGAG GGCTCATCCGTTCTCACATTCCTTTAG CAACTACTCCATCCGCCACTCGATAAGTATGCCAGTCATGAG GAACTCTGCCACCTTCAAGTCGTTTGAAGATCGAGTGGGAACCATAAAG TCCAAGGTTGTGGGTGGCAGAGAGAATGGCAGTGCCAGCCTCCCTTCCCCAACAGGGGGTGGTGACCAGCCGCTGCCGGGACCTGCACCTTTCTAA
- the Tpd52l2 gene encoding tumor protein D54 isoform X19 — translation MNMDSAGQDINLNSPNKGLLSDFMTDVPVDPGVTARTPAVEGLTETEEEELRAELAKVEEEIVTLRQVLAAKERHCGELKRRLGLSTLGGLKQNLSRSWHDVQVSNAYVRTSEKLGEWNEKVTQSDLYKKTQETLSQAGQKTSAALSTMGSAISRKLGDMSPRLWVAERMAVPASLPQQGVVTSRCRDLHLSKPAAASPIASTPSSS, via the exons ATGAACATGGACTCCGCCGGCCAAG ATATCAACCTGAATTCTCCTAACAAAGGTCTGCTGTCTGACTTCATGACCGATGTCCCTGTCGACCCAGGTGTGACTGCCCGGACTCCTGCTGTTGAGGGTTTGACggagactgaggaggaggagctgaggGCCGAGCTTGCCAAG GTGGAAGAAGAAATTGTCACTCTACGCCAGGTCCTGGCAGCCAAGGAGAGGCACTGTGGAGAGCTGAAGAGGAGGTTGGGCCTCTCTACCTTGGGGGGGCTGAAGCAGAACCTGTCCAGGAGCTGGCACGATGTGCAGGTCTCTAACGC CTATGTGAGAACTTCTGAGAAACTTGGAGAGTGGAATGAGAAAGTGACCCAGTCTGACCT CTACAAGAAGACCCAGGAAACCCTCTCACAGGCAGGACAGAAGACATCTGCCGCCCTGTCCACCATGGGCTCTGCCATCAGCAGGAAGCTTGGAGACATGAG TCCAAGGTTGTGGGTGGCAGAGAGAATGGCAGTGCCAGCCTCCCTTCCCCAACAGGGGGTGGTGACCAGCCGCTGCCGGGACCTGCACCTTTCTAAGCCTGCAGCAGCATCACCTATAGCAAGCACACCCTCATCATCATGA
- the Tpd52l2 gene encoding tumor protein D54 isoform X11 produces the protein MNMDSAGQDINLNSPNKGLLSDFMTDVPVDPGVTARTPAVEGLTETEEEELRAELAKVEEEIVTLRQVLAAKERHCGELKRRLGLSTLGGLKQNLSRSWHDVQVSNAYKKTQETLSQAGQKTSAALSTMGSAISRKLGDMRAHPFSHSFSNYSIRHSISMPVMRNSATFKSFEDRVGTIKSKVVGGRENGSASLPSPTGGGDQPLPGPAPF, from the exons ATGAACATGGACTCCGCCGGCCAAG ATATCAACCTGAATTCTCCTAACAAAGGTCTGCTGTCTGACTTCATGACCGATGTCCCTGTCGACCCAGGTGTGACTGCCCGGACTCCTGCTGTTGAGGGTTTGACggagactgaggaggaggagctgaggGCCGAGCTTGCCAAG GTGGAAGAAGAAATTGTCACTCTACGCCAGGTCCTGGCAGCCAAGGAGAGGCACTGTGGAGAGCTGAAGAGGAGGTTGGGCCTCTCTACCTTGGGGGGGCTGAAGCAGAACCTGTCCAGGAGCTGGCACGATGTGCAGGTCTCTAACGC CTACAAGAAGACCCAGGAAACCCTCTCACAGGCAGGACAGAAGACATCTGCCGCCCTGTCCACCATGGGCTCTGCCATCAGCAGGAAGCTTGGAGACATGAG GGCTCATCCGTTCTCACATTCCTTTAG CAACTACTCCATCCGCCACTCGATAAGTATGCCAGTCATGAG GAACTCTGCCACCTTCAAGTCGTTTGAAGATCGAGTGGGAACCATAAAG TCCAAGGTTGTGGGTGGCAGAGAGAATGGCAGTGCCAGCCTCCCTTCCCCAACAGGGGGTGGTGACCAGCCGCTGCCGGGACCTGCACCTTTCTAA
- the Tpd52l2 gene encoding tumor protein D54 isoform X18 produces MNMDSAGQDINLNSPNKGLLSDFMTDVPVDPGVTARTPAVEGLTETEEEELRAELAKVEEEIVTLRQVLAAKERHCGELKRRLGLSTLGGLKQNLSRSWHDVQVSNAYKKTQETLSQAGQKTSAALSTMGSAISRKLGDMRNSATFKSFEDRVGTIKSKVVGGRENGSASLPSPTGGGDQPLPGPAPF; encoded by the exons ATGAACATGGACTCCGCCGGCCAAG ATATCAACCTGAATTCTCCTAACAAAGGTCTGCTGTCTGACTTCATGACCGATGTCCCTGTCGACCCAGGTGTGACTGCCCGGACTCCTGCTGTTGAGGGTTTGACggagactgaggaggaggagctgaggGCCGAGCTTGCCAAG GTGGAAGAAGAAATTGTCACTCTACGCCAGGTCCTGGCAGCCAAGGAGAGGCACTGTGGAGAGCTGAAGAGGAGGTTGGGCCTCTCTACCTTGGGGGGGCTGAAGCAGAACCTGTCCAGGAGCTGGCACGATGTGCAGGTCTCTAACGC CTACAAGAAGACCCAGGAAACCCTCTCACAGGCAGGACAGAAGACATCTGCCGCCCTGTCCACCATGGGCTCTGCCATCAGCAGGAAGCTTGGAGACATGAG GAACTCTGCCACCTTCAAGTCGTTTGAAGATCGAGTGGGAACCATAAAG TCCAAGGTTGTGGGTGGCAGAGAGAATGGCAGTGCCAGCCTCCCTTCCCCAACAGGGGGTGGTGACCAGCCGCTGCCGGGACCTGCACCTTTCTAA
- the Tpd52l2 gene encoding tumor protein D54 isoform X20, translated as MNMDSAGQDINLNSPNKGLLSDFMTDVPVDPGVTARTPAVEGLTETEEEELRAELAKLQEDPGNPLTGRTEDICRPVHHGLCHQQEAWRHEQLLHPPLDKYASHEELCHLQVV; from the exons ATGAACATGGACTCCGCCGGCCAAG ATATCAACCTGAATTCTCCTAACAAAGGTCTGCTGTCTGACTTCATGACCGATGTCCCTGTCGACCCAGGTGTGACTGCCCGGACTCCTGCTGTTGAGGGTTTGACggagactgaggaggaggagctgaggGCCGAGCTTGCCAAG CTACAAGAAGACCCAGGAAACCCTCTCACAGGCAGGACAGAAGACATCTGCCGCCCTGTCCACCATGGGCTCTGCCATCAGCAGGAAGCTTGGAGACATGAG CAACTACTCCATCCGCCACTCGATAAGTATGCCAGTCATGAG GAACTCTGCCACCTTCAAGTCGTTTGA